The [Pseudomonas] carboxydohydrogena genome includes a window with the following:
- a CDS encoding NUDIX hydrolase, which yields MAEKSLTPIEIGLTAAIVSINDNEPLILTAPGSGQDELAGLPFGPFDAVSHRTFEIGLRAWVAEQTGLQLGYVEQLYTFGDRGRHATLDHTGVHVASIGYLALTRSADGESSPKVEGAAFEPWYRYFPWEDWRVAKPAMIDRDILPALQAWAEASNARNASRALGRADRVRLYFGAEGTHWDEEHVLDRYELLYEAGLVEEAKRDGRSAALARKSLPALGVAMRFDHRRILATAIARLRSKLKYRPVVFELLPPEFTLTELQHTVEAISGRHLHKQNFRRLVEAGALTEPTGEMSTRTGGRPAALFRFRREVLQERPAPGLRVRARR from the coding sequence ATGGCAGAGAAGTCGCTGACCCCTATCGAGATCGGCCTCACCGCCGCCATCGTGTCGATCAACGACAACGAGCCACTGATCCTCACCGCACCGGGCAGCGGGCAGGATGAACTCGCAGGACTGCCGTTCGGCCCGTTCGACGCGGTGAGCCATCGCACTTTTGAAATCGGCCTGCGTGCATGGGTCGCCGAACAGACCGGCCTGCAACTCGGCTATGTCGAGCAGCTCTACACCTTCGGCGACCGGGGCCGCCACGCAACACTCGACCACACCGGCGTTCACGTCGCCTCCATCGGCTATCTTGCGCTGACGCGCAGCGCCGATGGGGAATCCTCTCCCAAGGTCGAGGGCGCGGCATTCGAGCCGTGGTACCGCTACTTCCCCTGGGAAGACTGGCGCGTGGCCAAGCCCGCGATGATCGACCGGGACATTCTTCCCGCCCTGCAAGCGTGGGCGGAAGCATCGAATGCGCGTAACGCCAGCCGGGCGCTTGGCCGCGCCGATCGCGTGCGGCTTTACTTTGGCGCCGAAGGCACCCATTGGGACGAGGAGCATGTCCTCGACCGCTACGAACTTCTCTATGAGGCGGGTCTCGTCGAGGAAGCCAAACGCGATGGGCGTTCGGCGGCACTCGCGCGCAAGTCGCTGCCCGCGCTCGGCGTCGCGATGCGCTTCGACCACCGCCGCATTCTGGCGACCGCCATCGCGCGGCTGCGCTCCAAGCTGAAATACCGCCCCGTGGTGTTCGAGCTGCTGCCGCCGGAATTCACCCTGACGGAATTGCAGCACACCGTGGAAGCGATCTCCGGCCGCCATCTGCACAAACAGAATTTCCGGCGCCTCGTCGAAGCGGGCGCGCTGACCGAGCCGACGGGGGAAATGTCCACGCGGACGGGCGGACGGCCCGCCGCCCTGTTTCGTTTTCGCCGCGAGGTCTTGCAGGAGCGCCCCGCTCCGGGCCTGCGGGTGCGCGCGCGGAGATAA